Proteins encoded in a region of the Mycobacterium branderi genome:
- a CDS encoding VOC family protein, whose protein sequence is MSIFGKVHLGYVVIETDKFADWRRFGRDAIGLHLDETLSDVIRFRLDENECRFLLRRGPAEDVTALGWQLDDHNTFDEVIARVTRQGAPVTEGTAEEAALRGIERLVRFPGPNGLAQEVFTRARAGETPLNMRVGGGFVTGEAGIGHVAVTTKNPHQVRGYYDTVFDARLSDYIDETISGLKFKIRFLRVNQRHHSMAIAAVNRLPVNPIRTRVQHLNIQVADLDDMTASYQRVKELGFHMALAVGQHTNDRELSYYAMTPSGFEWEVGWNPIVVDEKTWEPTTYQGISIWGHTPEGQTIIDKLAQFKTAATSLVHREDTIPALSGTGIPDD, encoded by the coding sequence ATGAGCATCTTCGGCAAGGTGCACCTCGGCTACGTCGTCATCGAAACGGACAAGTTCGCGGACTGGCGCCGTTTCGGCCGCGACGCCATCGGCCTGCACCTCGACGAGACACTATCCGACGTGATCCGATTTCGCCTCGACGAAAACGAATGCCGCTTCCTCCTGCGACGCGGCCCGGCCGAAGACGTCACAGCGCTGGGTTGGCAACTCGACGACCACAACACCTTCGACGAAGTCATCGCGCGGGTCACCCGGCAGGGAGCGCCCGTGACCGAAGGCACGGCGGAGGAAGCCGCGCTGCGAGGCATCGAGCGGCTGGTGCGATTCCCGGGACCCAACGGGCTGGCACAGGAAGTCTTCACCCGGGCTCGAGCCGGTGAGACCCCGTTGAACATGCGCGTCGGCGGCGGTTTCGTCACCGGCGAAGCCGGGATCGGACACGTCGCGGTCACGACGAAAAACCCACACCAGGTACGTGGCTACTACGACACGGTGTTCGACGCGCGCCTGTCCGACTACATCGACGAGACGATCAGTGGGCTCAAGTTCAAAATCCGGTTCCTGCGGGTTAATCAGCGCCACCACTCGATGGCCATAGCGGCAGTCAACCGACTGCCCGTCAACCCAATTCGCACCCGTGTTCAGCACCTCAACATCCAGGTCGCCGACCTCGACGACATGACGGCCTCCTATCAACGGGTCAAAGAACTCGGTTTCCACATGGCGCTGGCCGTCGGTCAGCACACCAACGACCGTGAGCTGTCCTATTACGCGATGACGCCGTCGGGTTTCGAATGGGAAGTCGGGTGGAACCCGATCGTCGTCGACGAAAAGACCTGGGAACCCACCACCTATCAAGGGATCAGCATCTGGGGCCACACCCCGGAAGGTCAAACGATCATCGACAAGCTCGCTCAGTTCAAGACCGCGGCCACCTCGCTTGTACACCGCGAAGACACCATCCCGGCGCTATCCGGCACAGGAATTCCCGACGACTAA
- a CDS encoding EVE domain-containing protein yields MTNWINTVSRDHVEQGVLGRFTQANHGKPHMLRKMARGDWIIFYSPKTNYPDGEPLQAFTAIGQVADDQPYQAKMTPDFEPWRRNVDFLECTETPIRPLIDQLDFIEDKARWGYKFRFGVFKIDDHDLEVIRSAMTGS; encoded by the coding sequence ATGACGAACTGGATCAATACGGTCAGCCGTGACCATGTCGAACAGGGTGTGCTCGGCCGCTTCACGCAGGCCAACCACGGCAAGCCACATATGCTGCGCAAGATGGCCCGGGGTGACTGGATCATCTTCTACTCACCGAAAACCAACTACCCCGACGGCGAGCCGCTTCAGGCCTTCACCGCCATCGGCCAAGTCGCCGATGACCAGCCGTATCAGGCGAAGATGACGCCTGACTTCGAGCCGTGGCGTCGCAACGTCGACTTCCTCGAGTGCACCGAAACGCCGATCCGGCCACTGATCGACCAACTCGACTTCATCGAGGATAAGGCTCGGTGGGGCTACAAGTTTCGCTTCGGGGTGTTCAAGATCGACGATCACGACCTGGAGGTGATCCGCTCGGCGATGACCGGCTCATGA
- a CDS encoding alpha/beta fold hydrolase — translation MTAYKLTERTITVAGKPIFVAETGSGPAVVMLHGGGPGASGVSNYSSNIDALGARFRLIVPDMPGYGRSCKGVDQDDPFGYLANMIRGMLDELGIDTAHLVGNSYGGAAALRLALDTPHRVEKLVLMGPGGIGTTRGVPTAGLKSLLSYYGGDGPSRSKLAAFIRNYLVYDGASVPDELIDLRYKASIDPEVVTNPPLQRPSGPTALRTLWRMDLTRDSRLKQLRTPTLVLWGRDDKVNRPTGGPMLLNLLPNAELVMTSHTGHWMQWERAELFNKLVTEFLSSPSVFDQ, via the coding sequence ATGACGGCCTACAAGTTGACCGAACGCACCATCACCGTCGCCGGCAAGCCGATCTTCGTAGCCGAAACCGGCAGCGGGCCCGCCGTGGTCATGCTGCACGGCGGCGGGCCCGGCGCCTCCGGTGTTTCCAACTACTCCAGCAACATTGACGCGCTCGGGGCACGCTTCCGGCTGATCGTGCCCGACATGCCGGGCTACGGCCGATCATGCAAAGGCGTCGACCAGGACGACCCCTTCGGCTACCTCGCCAACATGATCCGCGGCATGCTCGACGAACTCGGTATCGACACAGCACATTTGGTCGGCAACTCTTACGGTGGCGCGGCCGCGCTACGACTAGCGCTGGACACTCCGCACCGTGTCGAGAAGCTGGTGCTGATGGGTCCCGGTGGCATCGGCACCACACGCGGTGTCCCGACTGCCGGGCTGAAGAGCCTGCTGTCGTACTACGGTGGCGACGGACCGAGCCGCAGCAAATTGGCAGCGTTCATCCGCAATTACCTTGTCTACGACGGGGCTTCGGTTCCGGACGAGCTGATCGACCTGCGCTATAAGGCCTCGATCGATCCGGAGGTGGTGACGAATCCACCGCTGCAACGCCCTTCCGGGCCGACGGCGCTGCGAACCCTCTGGCGCATGGACCTCACTCGGGACTCCCGGCTCAAGCAGCTGCGGACACCGACCCTGGTGTTGTGGGGTCGCGACGACAAGGTCAACCGGCCGACCGGCGGACCGATGCTGCTCAACCTGTTACCCAACGCCGAGTTGGTCATGACCTCGCACACCGGCCACTGGATGCAGTGGGAACGCGCCGAGCTCTTCAACAAGCTCGTCACCGAATTCCTCAGCTCACCTTCGGTTTTCGACCAATGA
- a CDS encoding mycofactocin-coupled SDR family oxidoreductase produces MTGRVVGKRVLITGAARGMGRSHAVRLAEEGADVILVDICESLPELEYPLASEEDLAETARLVEKHERRAVTKIVDVRDAAALGATVDEAIAELGGLDGAVANAGVLTVGTWDKTTAEQWRTVVDVNLIGTWNTCAAALPHLVDRGGSLVNISSSAGLKGTPLHLPYTASKHGVVGLSRALANELAAQNVRVNTVHPTGVETGMRPQSLQSLLAEERPDLVPIFLNALPAIMAEPVDVSNAVLFLISDESRYVTGLEFKVDAGVTLR; encoded by the coding sequence ATGACAGGACGGGTAGTCGGCAAGCGGGTCCTGATCACCGGCGCGGCACGCGGCATGGGCCGCAGCCACGCCGTACGCCTCGCGGAGGAGGGCGCCGACGTCATCCTGGTCGACATCTGCGAGTCACTGCCGGAACTGGAATACCCGTTGGCCTCCGAAGAGGATCTTGCGGAGACGGCTCGGCTCGTCGAAAAGCATGAACGCCGTGCCGTCACCAAGATCGTGGACGTGCGCGACGCGGCAGCGCTGGGGGCGACCGTCGACGAAGCGATCGCCGAACTCGGCGGGCTGGACGGCGCGGTGGCCAATGCCGGTGTGCTGACGGTGGGAACGTGGGACAAGACCACGGCCGAACAGTGGCGCACCGTCGTCGACGTCAACCTGATCGGGACGTGGAACACCTGTGCCGCGGCACTTCCGCATCTGGTCGATCGCGGCGGCAGCCTGGTGAACATCAGCTCGTCGGCCGGCCTCAAGGGCACACCGCTGCACCTGCCCTATACCGCGTCCAAGCACGGCGTCGTCGGGTTGAGCCGCGCGCTGGCCAATGAGCTTGCCGCACAGAATGTTCGGGTCAACACGGTGCACCCGACCGGTGTCGAAACCGGTATGCGCCCGCAGTCGCTGCAGAGCCTGCTCGCCGAGGAGCGGCCCGACCTGGTGCCCATCTTCCTGAACGCCCTTCCCGCGATCATGGCGGAGCCCGTCGACGTCAGCAACGCGGTGCTGTTCTTGATCTCCGACGAGTCTCGGTATGTGACGGGGCTGGAGTTCAAAGTCGACGCAGGTGTCACCCTCAGATGA
- a CDS encoding TetR family transcriptional regulator — translation MTSAALSSDESARQRDRVLDVVVDILETDGYDAVQLREVARRARTSLATIYKRYATRDELILAALDCWMDENRYAGLTAQTHDSDESLYAGLMRVLRTIFEPWEQHPAMLEAYFRARTAPGGERLIRRGFDAVLPVAMAVLADVDAEFVHDLDTVVSSLVYGLVGRFAAGEIEVTEIVPAIDRAVFRLTAGYEASRASS, via the coding sequence ATGACCAGTGCAGCGCTGAGCAGCGACGAATCGGCCAGGCAGCGAGATCGGGTGCTCGACGTCGTCGTCGACATCTTGGAAACCGACGGCTACGACGCGGTACAACTGCGAGAAGTGGCACGGCGAGCCCGGACGTCGCTGGCCACCATCTACAAGCGATACGCCACTCGCGACGAACTGATCCTCGCCGCGCTCGACTGCTGGATGGACGAGAACCGGTACGCCGGGTTGACGGCGCAGACACACGACAGCGACGAGTCGCTGTATGCCGGGCTGATGCGGGTGCTGCGCACGATCTTCGAGCCGTGGGAGCAGCATCCCGCCATGCTCGAGGCGTATTTTCGGGCACGGACCGCGCCCGGCGGCGAGCGACTGATCCGCCGTGGTTTCGACGCCGTGCTACCGGTAGCGATGGCAGTGCTCGCCGATGTGGACGCCGAATTCGTCCACGACCTCGATACCGTCGTTTCGAGTCTGGTGTACGGGCTCGTGGGACGGTTTGCCGCCGGCGAGATCGAGGTGACGGAAATCGTGCCGGCTATCGACCGCGCCGTGTTCCGGTTGACCGCAGGTTATGAAGCGTCGCGCGCTAGTTCATGA
- a CDS encoding bifunctional 3-(3-hydroxy-phenyl)propionate/3-hydroxycinnamic acid hydroxylase has protein sequence MTTSDSYDVAVIGYGPTGATAANLLGQAGLKVVVIERDSDVYGRARAISTDEEVMRIWQSVGLADRLQQDMLPDRPLNFVDADGVPFIDLKIAPRGAGHPPQQFLYQPAVDHVLREGVQRFAGVDVLLEHECLRVLPKGDEVELMLADLRTDTFKRFRASYVIAADGGSSPTRGQLGVGYTGRTYAERWVVIDTKVLKEWDAHDRLRFHCNPARPTVDCPTPLGHHRWEYPARTGEDDDELLREEAIWKVLEDQGVTRENVKILRAVIYSHHVRVADRWRVGRVFLAGDAAHAMPPWIGQGMSAGVRDVANLCWKLAAVVQRRAPESLLDSYQSERKPHVIEVTRRACFAGRIITERNRAIAAVRNHVLRALTRLPGLDVRVQRLTWIPDARYREGFFAAPTHPAVGWQIPQPWVTDATGATVRLDDVLGGRWTLLHVGELPAGAHPWADLGVPSLQITEPILVDWLRRKKAAAVVLRPDGFIYAAAESGQPLPLPPDIRIATEATA, from the coding sequence GTGACCACTTCAGATAGCTATGACGTAGCGGTGATCGGCTACGGGCCCACCGGTGCCACCGCCGCGAACCTGTTGGGCCAGGCCGGCCTGAAAGTCGTTGTGATCGAGCGTGATTCCGATGTGTATGGCCGCGCGCGGGCGATCTCGACCGACGAGGAAGTGATGCGGATATGGCAGTCCGTCGGTCTGGCGGACCGATTGCAGCAGGACATGCTGCCTGACCGCCCGCTGAATTTTGTCGACGCCGACGGTGTGCCGTTCATCGACTTGAAGATCGCTCCTCGCGGCGCGGGGCATCCGCCGCAACAGTTCTTGTATCAACCCGCGGTCGACCACGTCCTGCGCGAGGGGGTGCAGCGCTTCGCAGGTGTCGATGTGCTCTTGGAGCACGAATGCCTGCGCGTGCTGCCTAAGGGCGACGAGGTCGAGCTCATGCTGGCCGACTTACGTACCGACACCTTCAAGCGGTTTCGCGCGTCTTATGTGATTGCCGCCGACGGTGGGTCCTCGCCAACCCGCGGCCAGCTAGGCGTCGGCTACACCGGGCGCACCTACGCCGAGCGTTGGGTCGTCATCGACACCAAGGTCCTCAAGGAATGGGACGCCCACGACCGGTTGCGGTTCCACTGCAATCCGGCCCGGCCGACGGTCGACTGTCCGACGCCGCTCGGCCACCACCGCTGGGAATACCCCGCACGCACAGGCGAAGACGATGACGAGCTGCTGCGCGAGGAGGCCATCTGGAAAGTGTTGGAAGATCAGGGCGTCACCCGCGAGAACGTCAAGATCCTGCGGGCCGTGATCTATAGCCACCACGTCCGTGTCGCAGACCGCTGGCGGGTCGGCCGCGTGTTTCTGGCCGGGGATGCCGCGCACGCCATGCCGCCATGGATCGGCCAAGGTATGTCCGCCGGAGTCCGCGACGTCGCCAACTTGTGCTGGAAACTAGCCGCCGTCGTCCAGCGACGAGCGCCCGAGTCGCTCCTCGACTCCTATCAATCCGAACGCAAACCCCACGTCATCGAGGTCACCCGGCGGGCGTGCTTCGCCGGCCGGATCATCACCGAGCGCAATCGAGCCATCGCCGCGGTGCGTAACCATGTATTGCGGGCGCTCACCCGCCTGCCCGGTCTGGACGTCCGCGTTCAGCGACTGACCTGGATCCCCGACGCCCGCTACCGAGAAGGTTTCTTCGCAGCACCCACGCACCCGGCCGTCGGATGGCAGATCCCACAGCCGTGGGTGACGGACGCGACCGGCGCCACCGTTCGCCTCGACGACGTCCTCGGTGGGCGGTGGACGCTCCTGCATGTCGGTGAGCTCCCGGCGGGCGCGCACCCTTGGGCCGACCTGGGCGTCCCATCTCTTCAGATCACCGAACCCATACTGGTCGATTGGCTACGACGAAAGAAGGCCGCAGCCGTCGTACTGCGGCCCGACGGATTCATTTATGCCGCAGCCGAATCCGGTCAACCGCTGCCCCTACCGCCCGACATCCGCATCGCGACTGAGGCCACCGCATGA
- a CDS encoding amidohydrolase family protein, which produces MLRIDTHHHLIPPDYRKALQKAGIDEAGGRALPDWTAEAALQTMAELDIATAILSVSTPGTTFLPGSADAASLARDLNDYTVELVAAQRDRFGFFATVPMPHIDESVTETVRALDELKADGVVLLANNAGTYLGQDGQDPLFAALDARSAVVFIHPADLPGPTVAGISPFAADFLLDTTRAAYLLVRNGIRRRYPNIRFILSHAGGFVPYASHRMALAITADTGASPADCLDDFSSFYFDTALSSSAAALPTLLAFAKPGHITFGSDWPFAPVAAGKLFAAGLETYPGLDSGSRNAIERTNALALFPRLGAAPQRISRSPMKRVRHEVSRSVMRGIARLTNAG; this is translated from the coding sequence ATGCTGCGCATCGACACCCACCACCACCTGATCCCGCCCGATTATCGAAAAGCTCTGCAGAAAGCCGGTATCGACGAAGCCGGTGGGCGCGCACTGCCCGACTGGACCGCAGAGGCGGCACTGCAAACCATGGCTGAACTTGACATCGCCACCGCCATCCTGTCGGTCTCCACTCCGGGCACGACGTTCCTGCCCGGATCCGCCGATGCCGCCAGCCTGGCTCGTGACCTCAACGACTACACCGTCGAACTCGTCGCCGCCCAACGTGATCGGTTCGGCTTCTTCGCCACCGTGCCGATGCCGCACATCGACGAGTCCGTTACCGAAACGGTTCGCGCACTGGACGAGTTGAAAGCCGACGGCGTGGTGCTCCTCGCCAACAACGCCGGCACCTACCTGGGTCAAGACGGCCAGGACCCGCTGTTCGCTGCACTGGATGCGCGCTCTGCCGTGGTGTTCATCCATCCGGCCGACCTGCCCGGTCCCACGGTTGCAGGAATCTCTCCCTTTGCCGCCGACTTTCTGCTGGATACAACTCGTGCGGCATACCTATTGGTGCGCAACGGGATCCGCCGTCGCTACCCGAACATCCGGTTCATCCTCAGCCACGCCGGCGGCTTCGTTCCGTACGCCAGCCATCGGATGGCGCTGGCCATCACCGCCGACACGGGTGCCAGCCCCGCCGACTGTCTCGACGACTTCTCCAGCTTCTACTTCGACACCGCACTGTCGTCGAGCGCCGCGGCACTGCCCACGCTGCTCGCCTTCGCCAAGCCCGGCCACATTACGTTCGGCTCGGACTGGCCGTTTGCGCCGGTTGCCGCCGGGAAGCTGTTCGCCGCCGGTCTGGAAACCTACCCCGGTCTCGACAGCGGATCGCGCAACGCTATTGAGCGCACCAACGCGCTCGCGTTGTTTCCGCGACTCGGTGCGGCGCCACAACGGATCTCACGGTCACCCATGAAACGAGTTCGGCACGAGGTAAGCCGCTCGGTGATGCGGGGCATCGCGCGGTTGACGAACGCCGGCTGA
- a CDS encoding mycofactocin-coupled SDR family oxidoreductase, translated as MGGLDGKVAFITGVARGQGRSHAVRLARDGADIIGIDICADIEANHYAMASREELDETIGLVEAEGGKMLGSVADVRDFHQVKAALDAGVEHFGRLDIVCANAGIAPVAFRQLSIEEELAQWRAAIGVNLDGAYHTAWAAIPHLLAGQHGGAIVFTSSTAGLRGFGGLQGGGLGYAASKHGIVGLMRTLANTLAPFSIRVNTVHPTAVRTMMAVNPAMTEFLESFPEGGAHLQNPMPVEMLEPEDISAAIAYLVSDEAKYVTGVTFPVDAGFCNKL; from the coding sequence ATGGGCGGTTTGGACGGCAAGGTCGCCTTCATCACCGGTGTGGCGCGCGGCCAGGGCCGCAGCCACGCTGTCCGGCTGGCCCGCGACGGCGCCGACATCATCGGCATCGACATCTGCGCGGACATCGAAGCCAACCACTACGCGATGGCCAGCCGCGAGGAACTCGACGAAACCATCGGGCTGGTCGAGGCCGAAGGCGGCAAGATGCTGGGCAGCGTCGCCGATGTGCGCGATTTCCACCAAGTCAAGGCGGCGCTGGATGCCGGGGTGGAGCATTTTGGTCGGCTCGACATCGTGTGCGCCAACGCGGGAATCGCGCCGGTGGCGTTTCGTCAGCTGAGCATCGAGGAGGAGCTGGCGCAGTGGCGGGCGGCGATCGGGGTGAACCTCGACGGCGCCTACCACACTGCCTGGGCGGCCATCCCCCATCTTCTTGCCGGCCAGCACGGCGGCGCGATCGTGTTCACCAGCTCGACGGCCGGGCTGCGTGGGTTCGGCGGTCTGCAGGGCGGCGGGCTAGGTTATGCCGCCTCCAAGCACGGAATCGTGGGGCTGATGCGCACCCTGGCGAACACGTTGGCGCCCTTCAGTATTCGGGTCAACACGGTCCATCCCACCGCAGTCCGCACCATGATGGCCGTCAATCCAGCGATGACCGAGTTCTTGGAGAGCTTCCCCGAAGGCGGTGCGCACCTGCAAAATCCGATGCCGGTCGAGATGCTGGAACCCGAGGACATCAGCGCGGCGATCGCATACCTGGTCTCCGATGAGGCCAAATACGTCACCGGGGTGACATTCCCCGTCGACGCCGGCTTCTGCAACAAATTATGA